One Rhododendron vialii isolate Sample 1 chromosome 2a, ASM3025357v1 genomic region harbors:
- the LOC131316859 gene encoding protein NLP9-like, with protein MDYSFSSREKDNGYISSDGGARHSISEDPFNNGLNFDTYAGWCSSPSNTDQMFAPFAFSPPQSMPSNYTPFDGLNFAEQNTNTFAGPDCDITGSPYNGGDKMVFQQINTQIGFPMESTSWNESTTKKGNSSFHQNQFDAGNCLIPRPFAQTLAEKMLRALSLVKEWSGGGILAQVWVPIKQGNQYILSTCEQPYLLDQVLAGYREVSRAYTFAAEVKPGSFPGLPGRVFISKFPEWTSNVGYYNPAEYLRVQHAVNHEVRGSIAVPVFEDDLVEMSCCAVLELVTVKEKPNFDLEMENVCRALQAVNLRSTAPPRLYSQCLSMNQRAALAEIKDVLRAVCHAHRLPLALTWIPCCYNERVGDEVSRLRVKGGNASLNEKFMLCIENTACYVNDREMQGFVHACAEHYLEEGQGIAGKALQSNHPFFFPDVKGYDISEYPLVHHARKFGLNAAVAIRLRSTYTGDDDYILEFFLPLNMKGSTEQQLLLNNLSGTMQRICKSLRTVTDAELFGAKGSKVEFENGSLANFPPTVDFSRRQTLANNTTHIEPVPPGVSDPQNIRRELDAPQEQMSGSRRPTEKKRSTAEKHVSLSVLQQYFSGSLKDAAKGIGVCPTTLKRICRQHGISRWPSRKINKVNRSLRKIQTVLDSVQGVDGGLKFDPTTGGLVAAGSIIQDFNAGGSILFPSKNTPIKKPKPVAPSVCSPSCTDSENSTVKLEREENYIDGNNQVERQGRSLYVPNAEIPLADCCNGCKSVGFVPPSENSSLCSYSQSKTLGAQNRSALTLENSDSHFVSAEMDIRMNVEIGVEANDRVLGPNHQTCPTSSGTTDSLNSSGSMMSGSSSSSHSFGERKITNFFTSSCDSGSKITVKATYREDTVRFKFEPSLGCSQLYEEVAKRFKLQMALFQLKYLDDEEEWVLLVSDSDLRECLEILSFVGTRSVKFLVRDVPCKTGSSGSSNSFLAANS; from the exons ATGGATTACTCCTTTTCGTCTAGAGAGAAAGATAACGGTTACATTTCGTCTGATGGGGGAGCAAGGCATTCAATTTCTGAAGACCCCTTCAATAATGGTTTGAACTTCGATACGTATGCTGGATGGTGCAGCAGCCCGTCGAACACGGACCAAATGTTTGCCCCTTTTGCATTTTCACCCCCTCAATCAATGCCCTCGAATTACACCCCCTTTGATGGATTAAACTTCGCTGAACAGAACACTAATACCTTTGCAGGGCCCGATTGCGATATCACTGGAAGTCCTTATAATGGTGGAGACAAAATGGTTTTCCAGCAAATCAATAcccaaattggttttccaatggAATCCACCAGTTGGAATGAATCTACTACCAAAAAGGGTAATTCTTCCTTTCACCAAAACCAGTTCGATGCAGGAAATTGTCTCATACCTCGTCCATTTGCACAAACACTAGCTGAGAAAATGCTAAGGGCATTGTCCTTGGTTAAAGAGTGGTCTGGTGGTGGTATTTTGGCGCAAGTTTGGGTTCCAATTAAACAAGGTAATCAATATATCTTAAGTACTTGTGAGCAACCCTACTTGCTTGACCAAGTGCTTGCTGGGTATCGCGAAGTATCAAGGGCGTATACCTTCGCCGCAGAAGTGAAGCCGGGTTCTTTTCCTGGGCTTCCTGGCCGGGTGTTCATATCGAAATTTCCAGAGTGGACTTCTAATGTTGGTTACTACAATCCGGCAGAGTACTTGAGGGTTCAGCATGCAGTCAATCATGAAGTTCGTGGATCCATTGCTGTGCCTGTTTTTGAGGATGATCTGGTTGAAATGTCTTGCTGTGCTGTGTTGGAACTTGTGACTGtcaaagaaaaaccaaatttcGATTTGGAGATGGAGAACGTTTGTCGCGCACTCCAG GCTGTGAATTTAAGGAGCACTGCACCTCCTAGGCTTTACTCCCAG TGTCTTTCAATGAATCAGAGGGCCGCTTTAGCTGAGATAAAAGATGTTTTACGAGCCGTATGTCACGCTCATCGATTGCCCCTTGCTCTAACCTGGATCCCTTGTTGTTACAATGAGCGAGTTGGGGATGAAGTCTCCAGATTACGTGTTAAGGGTGGAAATGCAAGTTTAAATGAGAAATTTATGCTATGCATAGAGAATACGGCTTGCTACGTGAATGACAGAGAGATGCAAGGATTTGTGCATGCATGTGCAGAGCACTATCTTGAGGAAGGGCAAGGTATAGCTGGAAAAGCTCTTCAATCAAATCATCCCTTTTTCTTTCCAGATGTCAAGGGATATGATATCAGTGAGTATCCATTAGTCCATCACGCACGCAAGTTTGGCCTTAATGCTGCTGTTGCAATACGGCTAAGGAGCACCTACACTGGCGACGATGACTATATATTAGAGTTCTTTCTCCCTTTGAATATGAAAGGGAGCACAGAACAACAACTCTTGTTGAACAACCTCTCTGGTACCATGCAAAGGATTTGTAAGAGTTTGAGGACGGTTACGGATGCTGAATTATTCGGTGCAAAGGGTTCTAAAGTCGAGTTTGAAAATGGATCACTTGCAAATTTTCCCCCAACTGTGGATTTTTCAAGGAGACAAACATTAGCTAATAATACAACTCATATTGAACCAGTGCCACCAGGTGTCTCTGACCCGCAAAATATACGACGAGAACTAGATGCTCCTCAGGAACAG ATGAGTGGATCAAGGAGACCGACAGAGAAAAAGCGGAGTACTGCAGAGAAGCATGTGAGCTTAAGTGTTCTTCAGCAATACTTTTCTGGGAGTCTCAAGGATGCTGCCAAAGGCATTGGTG TTTGCCCAACGACACTCAAGAGGATATGCAGACAACATGGGATCTCAAGGTGGCCATCCCGCAAGATAAACAAGGTGAACCGTTCCTTGAGGAAGATACAAACAGTGCTCGACTCTGTTCAAGGCGTCGATGGAGGGCTGAAATTCGACCCCACTACGGGTGGTCTTGTGGCTGCAGGCTCCATTATCCAAGATTTCAATGCAGGGGGAAGCATTCTCTTCCCCAGCAAAAACACACCTATTAAGAAACCGAAACCAGTTGCGCCTTCAGTTTGTTCACCCTCTTGTACTGATAGTGAAAATTCTACTGTGAAATTGGAAAGGGAGGAGAATTACATTGATGGGAATAACCAAGTAGAACGACAGGGGAGGAGTCTGTATGTGCCAAATGCCGAAATTCCTCTGGCTGACTGTTGCAATGGTTGCAAGTCAGTTGGGTTTGTCCCACCATCTGAGAATTCTTCACTGTGTTCTTACTCTCAATCCAAAACTTTGGGTGCACAAAACAGAAGCGCTTTGACATTAGAGAATTCTGATTCACACTTTGTTTCTGCTGAGATGGATATCAGAATGAACGTTGAAATTGGTGTGGAAGCCAATGATAGGGTCCTTGGACCTAACCACCAAACGTGTCCCACTTCTTCAGGAACGACAGACTCATTGAACAGTTCTGGTTCAATGATGAGTGGCAGTTCGTCAAGCTCTCATAGCTTTGGTGAAAGAAAAATCACCAATTTTTTTACGAGCTCTTGCGATAGTGGATCCAAGATCACAGTGAAAGCTACTTACAGAGAAGATACGGTTAGGTTTAAATTCGAGCCTTCTTTAGGGTGTAGCCAGCTGTATGAAGAAGTTGCAAAGAGGTTCAAATTGCAAATGGCGTTGTTTCAACTCAAATATTTGGACGACGAAGAGGAATGGGTGTTGTTGGTAAGTGATTCTGATTTGCGGGAGTGCCTTGAGATATTGAGTTTTGTTGGGACTCGCAGTGTGAAGTTTCTCGTTCGTGATGTCCCTTGCAAGACGGGCAGCTCTGGCAGTAGCAATTCCTTCTTGGCAGCAAATTCTTAG